The following are encoded together in the Stegostoma tigrinum isolate sSteTig4 chromosome 42, sSteTig4.hap1, whole genome shotgun sequence genome:
- the LOC125449348 gene encoding speedy protein 1-A-like, with protein MRHNQTRAQNPSSVTVQVKPGVSKLSHQSRDLVVRKPRLHERGEGESSKMSKVSKDVPFIIQHHELEAFLKLLDDEVIQDFLWMDSCCRIADKYLLAMVLTYFKRAELHTSQYSRMNFFLALYLANDMEEDEEQYKYEIFPWALGDNWRKLVPNFLKLRLDLWARMNYKAAVSRRCCEEVIATIPCHYIWHRDRPAHHSGAIRSYLQKETVPYPQGPSGTPPYCTLCNRYRCYLDLDSDSSSSSPENTVLLDGNWPQDLLILSPSVLIDHGIEAVGNNLKFGYQRATTMKLLVICSSFFLVTAGSKPQPCDGPKLLEGQMATFDPSKHYEVWSKFSFDGIRKRIYAENVVVMDKGIKVFVWDFFLYNENVMYQFYPQNKTCVKNPLRAPFLPIAIPQNATFVTQLYIGGSSAPGEGMLANVWSGEVGTVHYMVTFTEVGCLPVSELYYTKETGWVTEMFYDLTTGIHDPTVFIPPAECSHLN; from the exons ATGAGGCACAACCAGACCCGCGCTCAGAATCCCTCTTCGGTCACCGTTCAGGTGAAGCCAGGGGTTTCAAAATTGTCACATCAGAGCCGGGATTTGGTTGTTCGGAAGCCTAGGCTACACGAGAGGGGTGAAGGGGAATCCAGCAAGATGTCAAAGGTCTCCAAGGACGTTCCGTTTATCATACAGCACCATGAGTTGGAAGCCTTTCTTAAACTCCTTG ATGATGAGGTGATTCAGGATTTCCTCTGGATGGACAGTTGCTGCCGAATTGCAGATAAG TATTTATTGGCCATGGTCTTGACTTACTTCAAACGTGCAGAGCTTCACACAAGTCAGTACTCCAGAATGAACTTCTTCTTGGCATT GTACCTGGCAAATGACATGGAAGAGGATGAGGAACAGTACAAGTATGAGATATTTCCGTGGGCATTGGGTGACAACTGGAGGAAGCTTGTGCCAAATTTCCTCAAATTGCGGCTGGACCTGTGGGCTCGGATGAACTACAAGGCGGCTGTCAGCAGGCGATGCTGTGAGGAG GTGATTGCTACTATCCCATGCCACTATATATGGCACAGAGACCGCCCAGCTCACCACAGTGGTGCAATCAGAAGCTACCTGCAGAAAGAGACAGTACCTTACCCACAGGGGCCCAGTGGAACACCACCGTACTGCACCCTCTGCAATCGCTACCGGTGCTACTTGGACCTTGATTCGGATTCCTCATCTTCCTCCCCAGAAAACACTGTTTTGTTGGATGGCAACTGGCCCCAAGATCTGTTGATACTGTCTCCATCTGTACTGATAGACCATGGAATAGAAG cTGTAGGGAACAATTTGAAATTTGGATACCAACGGGCAACAACCATGAAGCTGCTGGTTATCTGCTCCTCATTCTTCCTGGTGACTGCCGGAAGTAAACCTCAACCTTGTG ATGGACCAAAGCTGCTGGAAGGTCAGATGGCTACT TTTGACCCGAGCAAGCACTACGAGGTGTGGTCCAAGTTCTCCTTTGATGGGATAAGAAAGAGGATATATGCTGAAAATGTGGTGGTGATGGACAAAGGCATTAAGGTCTTTGTGTGGGATTTCTTCCTGTACAATGAG AACGTTATGTACCAATTCTACCCCCAAAATAAGACGTGTGTGAAGAATCCTCTTCGTGCTCCATTCCTGCCCATTGCAATTCCCCAAAATGCGACATTTGTTACTCAGCTGTACATTGGAGGCTCCTCTGCTCCGGGAGAGGGGATGCTGGCCAATGTTTGGAGTGGTGAAGTTGGCACTG TGCACTACATGGTGACATTCACAGAGGTTGGCTGCCTCCCTGTATCGGAACTGTATTACACCAAGGAGACCGGCTGGGTAACTGAGAT GTTCTATGACTTAACCACAGGAATCCACGATCCCACTGTATTTATACCTCCTGCGGAGTGCTCTCACCTAAACTGA